The nucleotide sequence GGGTTAAGTTTGCTTGGGTAGTACGACAAAACCACCACCGCACCCTAGGTTTGGATCCATTGGCTTGTAGGAAGATGGAGATAGTTTTGTAGTACCCCATTGTATGGGTATGAATGAAGATGGAGAATGTCTTCATTAGTGGCGGACCTAGGAATTTTttatgggggtgcggaacatttttaaaaattttaggcccctaggtatatgagtaaaaaaatcggttcgtatcgggtcgggtcgggtcatgtaaaacaaacgaatATCAAagtaaatttatataataataaaaaacatgtaaactttgttacaaacatagttaaaacgtcgacgccctacgggttttcattttttgaaatctatccaagaCATCTTTAAAACTAATTTTTTAaacaattctttctctatataacataagttcattgctccataacataatgtttcaattttaattttcaactatccaagcctagaaatcataacgttagttgtaatcaccctaaaaatatataaacaacataataaCCCTAAAAAtaatctaaacaaccataaacaatgtcaaaacacacaaaatttcaaacctatttaacaactttattacctttttttctcctataatatcaaccaaaatcatcaaaataacaaagaaacttacccgttttcggattccggttagattttttttttaaataagagtttactaaaaaaaataaaatattttttttttcggaTTCcggttaggtattaaaagttatataatttaggtagtatttttttttaaataagagtttactaaaaaaaataaaatataaattgataacactttttacctacggggtgcggacgaaaaatttcatgggtgcggtcgaaaaattccaaggggtgcggacgaaaaattccaaggggtgcggatgggattttcgacggaatttaacactaaaattttttttccccgggggtgcgcccgcccaccttggagtgggcttgggtccgcccctggtcTTCATCAACTTCTACCTTGGGTACTTGTCATATGCTTCGAGTAGCTTTAAAAGTAAAGATGTGACATATGCCGGAGCTCGGTTACTCGGCATGTGCTCTGGGTACCCTTATCTTTCATTTGGGAAGAAGCATGTAATTGACAAAAGAAAGCCTTTACAAATTATTGTAGGGTGTTCAGAATTAGTTAGAAGTGACCGAAGCGCAAATACATTCAAATCGTGTAAAGCGAATGGTTCAAACCATAAAAAGTTAAGCCAGTTTGCGGTTTGTAACATGAAATCGTCTGTGTAAACCGGACCagtacattattattattattatgcatgtgtatatatattatattcatgaaatatatgattatatgaaATATATGagtatatatattatattcatgaaatatatgattatatgttCATATAAAGACTTGTCTAAAACCGAATTGTTTAATCTATTCCAACCCTCGTTAGGGGAGTGGGgatggtcactagtgatagaattccatcactcacaagcatCCAATCAACTCCTGCCATGTCATCAGCtactattctatcactcacaagcattttgtagtggcggtggtcatcactagtgatggaattccatcactcacattttttttttaaattagaaattaacaacaAAAGActaaaattttaaatttcattaaaattaaaacatactagtTCAATTTAATATACTAGAAATATTTTAAgctacaatttaaaaaaatactaaaaaaactcTACTCCTTATCCGACTCATGAAACTCCAAACCtaaagaacctactagttcgattaaatcgtatctcaaccgaaagtgagtttcttcatcACGCAATTCTTGTTGGATAttttgtggaacttgaacttgtgtaggaggatccgacACCCAATCCggagatattgcacgtccgtcttctttgattatcatattgtgcaatatgatacatgcatatactatgctatgtattgctttcttgttcatcgcacgaaccggtcggtgtagtataccccatctaccctttaaaacaccaaaagccctctcaacatcttttcttgccgattcttgcaattttttgaacacgatttctttagcctcgacaggaaatgaaggagctttcacaaaaacagaccatgaTGGGTAGATATCATCCACAAGAAAGAAGCCTTGTCTGTAATATCGTCTGTTAACATAGAATGGAGAGAagggtgcggtaccatccgttatGGTTTGaaacaacggcgacgtgtgcaacacattgatgtcgttgtttgaacctggaacactgaaatatgaatgccaaatccataaatcattcgacgtcACTGCTTCTAGTATGATAgttggtcttttgatgtcacccctaacatacgccccttgcaactctcttggacaatttttccactcgatatgtgtacaatcgatgctaccgagcatccctggaaaatgccatctagcctcatgtgcggcgtaaatacgtgagatgtcgtggctcgtcggtttacgtaaaaactctttaccatacaacttaatgaccgcgTTGCAAAAAAATTGCAGACATTCACGGGAAGTTGTGGACgccatagctaggtattcatcatattgatcgggagAGTTActtgtcgctagttggcgaatgacggacgtgcatttttgtatcggcgtgaaacttggtttgcctctcgcatcgtaaccttcttgaaactattcctcgcttgcttcgatgtctccaacaatctttaaaaataattctttgggtaaacgaaaccgatctctaaacgtttcgacATTGTAGAGCGGAttctccacaaaataatcgttcattaacacttcgttggcacgtatacgatcacggtctaccatcttcttctttgggcgggacgaaCTAGTATCAagttcgttatacaccgacacaaaatatttTAGCGTCTTATTGTTggaagacgactcggtatcgGTATCGCTATCCATCGGGAACGTCGAATCCATAGGAAACTCCATTTGCGAAAAATGTAGATTGTGTGAAATGTGTTTGTGTTTTAGTGTGGGTGAAATGGTTTAAAATGGAGAAGTATATATACAAGGTTTAAAGGgtcttttttttaatatataaccgTTGAATAACGGTCAAAAAGCATAAACAACGTTCAAATTTCAAAAGTTTCAAAGCGTGATATTATCAACGCGTTAATCTTTTCATGCGTtatggaggtggtggcggcgccGCGGCAGTGTGCTTCTGATGTTTCACGCGTGATGGGGGTGTCATCACGGACCACCCCCAGTCCCCTTAGTATTATACAACAATGTTGTAATGTTAAGTTCTTCATATAAATGATGCTTTTAGCTCTTCATGATTGATGTCGACTGCACGTATGCGCTTCTCTAGTAAacaaaaatgttttgaaaagCTCTATACTCTCACGTATACTCTCGCGGAATTTTCATCCCATCTTTGGAAACATCAAACCAAAAGTAGTTCTTTTTTGTCCTTTCAGAAAAATATTTAATGAACAATGATTTGATAACTCACTACTactaaaaatgaaaaagaaaaatggTAAATTTAAGACAACCGTAAAATATATGACAAGTTTGATGATTATACCCTCataattattccatatataagtttACAAGTTTTTTTTGTGCATTATTAGTTGTAACTTGTGCTttgtgagtttttcaaaaaaaacttgattttttttacttttaacctcaaGGTTATtacctttttcatttttaaccatacataatttgttttttagttttaacccaaaacttttcattatttgcaatttagcTTCGCAACTTTTTTCACTTATGCTTGcttttcatttttcgcaaaattttgttttacgtatagttctaaatttttcgagttaatacgacacaacgtgcatgtgtggttcaacatttttacctctattttttcatgtttgacaggttcgtcgcaacacgcatatcctaggtcgagtcagtgttggtggtcgatgacggttgtgtgacattagtactatttgacactgtTTTATGTCatgccgcaacgcggggtgtgctttgggggttttcaaagaaaaaatggttatgcatattgttgtcgtaacgttggctttggggttttaaaaaaaatgtttttttttttacttttcacccaaaatatttcataaattacttttaacccaaaactatttgttttttacttttaaccaaaaactttttatcttttgcaatctatccttataactttttactttcaactttggtcatttatagttttcatttttcgcaaatttttcgctttatgtttgattctaaattttgtgacttaacacatcgcagctgtgtctttggtttaacatttttacgtttcattctaaattttgcgagttaacacgacgcaacgtgcgtgtgtagatgaacgtttttacatcgtctatttttccacgtttgacaggtttaacataacatgCGGGTCCTAGATccacttagttataactaaagaatctccgccgcaatgcggcgggtcgcaatcctagttataattaataattaaacgCCCATCATAACCCCCTttccaaaaaataaaaactagaaAAAAACCCCAAAAGCTTATTATAATTGCAAACTACACCAACTTTAATCTTTACAAACAACATACGTATAACTCCCTCAGGCGGGATAATCAAACGGGAGAGGCATCACCGACTCCGAATCCCCTAAACTCGTGTGCACAAAACCATAACTCCGCAACACCTGATTGTCCGCAAAGTTCAACACCTTCTCCATAGCGTCCAAACAACTATGCCGAGTGTACAACCCGTTATGTGTACCACTACACAGCTGACACCCTCTAAAATGCGTCATAAACGGCCGTCTCCAACCCTCCCCTTCCAAATACGCCTCCCACAACGCAGAATAGCCCCTCACCTTTTCAGCATGTCGCCTCCTTAACCCACGCTCCGATTTCATAACGCCGTTATATTTCTCCGTTATTCTTTCCACTTTTCCCACTATGTTCTTCCAATACCCCTCCAAATAATACCCATCTTCAATATAAATTTTATCCCcccatttttctttttcttttaataaCAAATAAACCAGACCCGTTTGATCATCGGATTCGGGTCTAGTTTTATCCTTGCATGTTTCACGCAATATTTCGCCCCACTTTTCATAATTCGGAGTCTGCGGACCCATACCCGACCAAACATCCATGAAATCAAAAGCCCATTGACTGTTGCGGATCAAAAAAACGCCCGCGTTCAACCCGGTCCAGCTTTTGTTCTTGTAGATAAGATCCGGCCACCCGTGCACAACAAAATTATGGTTTTTATAACGTTGTAACGGTATCTTAAAATCCATATCGGTAAAAACCGCATCTGCGTCGGCCCACATGATCCATTCGGCTTCGGGGTGGGCCAACATCGTGGCCCGAACCGACGGAATCTTGGCCCAGTAAGTGAACATCTTGGGATGGAAGAGTAGGTTGTTGTAGATAATATCGTACCCGTGTATCCGGCAGTAGTCAACTTTGTTCTTGAAAAATCTCAATAACAAATGATCTCCAACCGGGTTCTGGCACGGGCCGGTTTGTGACCCGGTTACTAACATGACCCGTTTCTCTATACCGGATATGAAAGAGGGGTGTAGCCATAGCCATTCTCGTCGTTTTTCGTCCCAGTTTTTTATGGGCTTGTTGATGGTGTATGTTAGATCCGGGTCGTCGTAGAATGTGGGTTCGGGTGGGTCGTGGGTATGGTTAAATTCATGACCGCTGATGGTGGGACCGGAGAATATGTTGTAAGTGTTGACTCCGGTGTTgaaagtggtggtggtgtttggaGATGTGAAAGTGAAGGTGATTATGGGCCTGAAAGCCCAAAATAGTGATAGGGCGACAATGGTTCCGGCAATAATGGGGATTATGTTCGAGGAAAAAGATGACCCGGTTTGGTTCGGCATGTTGGTGATTTGGGTCGAGTGGTTTTATTTGAGGCCGTTTTATTGCAAGGGTTTGGACCATTTTGTGTGTAGCTTTGAAAAAAGTTGAAGCAACGGTGTTAAATCGGGGATGAATACAAATTTTTTTTCTATATTAAGGATTGATTAGTAATACAGTGATGGATGACGATGATTGATGATAATGATGTCGGTGAAGATGAGCCTTTCTGGTTGTAATTGGAGTCTCTGATTGCATGGTTGACACGTTGGTGTATAGGTGGCCACTTTATCCACGTTTTCGAAGACCATTGGCTGCATTAATATTTTTCTTTTATACCGTAAACACAAGATGAGTAAATCTTACCGGTATTGGTATTGAAGTGTATTCGGTATTAATATCCACTTTTAAGAATTTTTGATATCAGCACTAGTTTGATACTAGTTGGAACCAAACTCATCCCTACACATACCCGCTATTGTATTTTAATCTTCATCACCGTCTAGTAGAGTCCCTTAACCCGAGAGGAAATACATCATTGCCAAAATAGTAACGATTTTCTATTGGTCAAAAACTTTTGGCTATTGCGTTTTTTAGGTTAGCATATATACAATCGAAGGCAAACATAAGTATGAAAATAGCATGTGGTGGAGTGACTTCGACTAAATGTGCTGAGTTTGAAACTCGAGTTgtgtaaagttttttttttttttttttttttttattttttatgaataTATTACATTTAATATGCTTAAACTCTAATAAAGGTAATCTACGGTTCCtaaatttaataaatatttttttgaCGTGTGTATTTTTATCTACGTCTTGATGTTATTTTTATTGAGTCTGTGTTATGAGCAtggttgcagaaatcggcctaggcggccgattaatcggcgcctaggcgctaggcggtcatctactgcctaattttgagctaggcggtcaattaatcggtcatggtcaaaaatcggtcctaggcggtcaaaatcggtcctaggcggtcaaaaatcgGATTAATCAGACAATATTAGTCGGTCAAAATCGATAAAAATCGGTCCTAGTCGGTTCTaggcggtcctaggcggtcaaaattggtcaaaatcggtcaaaatcgaaccatactatctgaaacttgaagtatttatgtgaattttgaagatttatttttatattattgggtatatatatataattttgaaaaaatacatataaaaatcccatttcgattaatcccgattaatccctaggctgtacctcaccgcccgactagcgcctagcgccttctacaacattggttatgagtagtatgtataagtaacCGAATTACAAACGTACATGTTATCAAACTAAAAAATATCCGATTTAGCTCAGTTTAAATTACTGCTCTTAGACTTTAATAACGTTACTCcactttataaatatttttttctttGACGAATGTATTTTTATCTACGTCTCGATGCAATTTTTATCAAGATCGTGTtgtgagtagtatgtacaagtaaccgaaacacaaACGTACATGTTATTAAACTAAGTTGTATTCGGTTTATCGTGCAGCAACGCAAGCGAGATATAAAACTAGTTATCTACACAATTTGATACTATAGACTAGAGTCTTCTTAAATGATTTGGTGTGGAGGTCCGATCATAGGAGGGCGCCTAGCTATAGTCTTGGATAGGCTCACACAGTTTATAATTAGTAGTAAATTAGGTTTTAATTTAGCTGGCCTTAATTATCTTTATACAGGCTTGATCCTAACTTGAGGATTAAGTTTCCTAAACGTAAATTAGTCTCTATATAATAATTATTTGTATTTGTAGTTTCTTATAGCAGTCAGATAATAAAAGAAACCCTACACTAGTACAAAACTGGGTTTATGGGACGGTTCAAATAACATTTTTGGGCGGTTTAGAAAAATACAGTGTCAAAAAACCTCTACAAAATTTCATTGTATAAAAAAGTGGGTCAATAAGGTTTATTTGGGCCAGTCTAAAACAAACCGGGTTATTAAAAGAAATCATTTGGGGCGGTGCATTATTTTGGGACGGTTAAAGTATTTGGGGATGTGGGCCGCATTCTTCTGGGACGGTTATACCTTTTGAGACGAATGGTTTATCTTCTCAATCTCTCTGCCACGAACAttgttttaaaatccggtttttatACCGTACCGGATTTGGCTCAAAAACGGTTTAACCGGGTGTATCAGGCGGTTCAACCGGGTGTACCGGGCGGTTTAACCGGTTTTACCGGTTTTACCGGATGGTTCAACAGGTACAACCGGCCGGTTTTAactggtttttaaaacattggccACGAACGACAATAATCTTCGCTGAGATCCTCCTCCTTCCCAAATTAGACTAGATCAGAGCTCCTTTGTCTTCCGAAGCATCTTCCAAAGGCGCCGCATTTGGATTACAACAGTGATTTTCCATTCTTCCCGGCACACCTCGGCGAATTTCTGTCGTCCAGCGTAAAGGTGAGTTTTTATTTGATGCTCTGGTATAACGCATGCATTTGTTAAAGAAGATTATGCTTTAAGAACATACATTTAAGGATCTTTTGTTTGAAACCCTACCCGACCCGTTAACACCACCAGGGACCATCCATAGTTAAACCCCTAGTGAAATGTTAGGTTTGCTTAGTGACCCACTGGCATCCATTTCACCTCCAGCAATCATATTAAAAAGGATTATACTTTAAAACATAAATTTAAGGATTGTGAGTTTGAAACCTTACCTGACCCGATAACACCCCTAGGGACCATCCATTTTTGCACCCCTAGTGAAGTATTAAGTTTGCTTACTGGGTTGCTTGAATCCATTCTTGTCAATAGCGAGTGTATCAATCGCTATAGtgcgctacgtagcgtataggtctaggCTCACTATTAGGGTTGTAGCAATAGATAGCTATTAGACAatttatttattcttttttttcatataaatagcaattaaatatagctataaagtagctggattttaggtttttgttaaatatacatgtaaaataccATATATACCatggtattttgatataatatacatataaaatattttaaaatattttttcaagtgtaTCGCCATGTATAATATTTAGTTTTTATATATGCAGATATACCATATTTTTTATatggtattttgatataatatacatataaaatattttaaaatatttttccaaGAACACCACCCGACACTTTCTGCACATGATTCGCTACCTCGATAGATGATTTTCCGCCACCCTTAACTGTCATTTCCTCGGGCAAACGCTCAAGGAACGTGATCTCATGTGTTGGACTCGGGTTCCTGATGTAGAAATACGGGTCCCAGAACTTAACACCACGAACCGTTGTACCATGGAACATGTTCTGTTTAAGGTTCATAGCCACTGGGACAATCCTGTCACTTAACTCAGCAAACAAGGGACCGAACCGTAGTAAGAAAGGTTCATGACAAGTGGTGCCTTCCGGGCAGAACACTAGGTCCCCTTCTGGAGTAACTCTTTGATACGGGCAGCATCCACTTCACGGTCACGAGTGAGGGCAATTGCGGGAGTTGGTGACATGAATCTCGAGAGTTTGGTAACACTGTAAGTATTGAATATGTGTGATGACTCGTCACATGTTCGAATACGTGTGATGACTTGTCACATGTTTACTTCTATAACTTTTTTTTCCGTAAGCATAATATTGGTAGCTACAGCTCAGTTGAGTCCACGCTTTTTTATCTTTTGATCAACCCCATCTTATATTTCTATTTGATGACTCGTCACATGTTTACTTGTATAAATTTTTTTCCTAAGTTAAGTTCAGAAACTATTGTTTCGCTATTCAATATTTCGTTTCCTGCATTGAAATTAAACATTTTAGTTTTAACACTAATTCAACTCTCATGTGATGCTACATCACTATCCTCATCTCCTTTAGTTCTTCTCAACACACAAATCAGTTGATTTTACAAACAATTAATTCTAACTTACTGTATTTTTGTGAGTTGACCTACGACTAAAAAAGTCAAATGTTGAATCCACATCATTGAATATATGTCATCTACTCATCTACCTCCGGGTTCAGAAAATCACATAAATTTTGATATATCCATAGAAAATACTGTTAACTAAGTAAAACTTGCAAAGAAAGTAaaaaagtttgactttttaagactaaaaagaaacattttgttTGTTGGCAACTATCATGAGCATAGCAAAATAATGGttaaaacaaaaaacaaaccAGAGTTTTACAATGGCTATGACTTGCACTTGGACGCAAACCGTTTTGTGTTACTTACAGTGTTAGCAAACTCTCGAGATTCATGTCACCAATCTCGCAATTGCCCTCACTCGTGAACGTGAAGCGGATGCTGCCCGTATCAAAGAGTTACTCCAGAAAGGGGACCTAGTGGTCTGCCCAGAAGGCACCACTTGTCGTGAACCTTTCTTACTACGGTTCAGTCCCTTGTTTGCTGAGTTAAGTGACAGGATTGTCCCAGTGGCTATGAACCTTAAACAGAACATGGTACAACGGTTCGCGGTGTTAAGTTTTGGGACCCGTATTTCTACTTCATGAACCCGAGTCCAACATATGAGATCACGTTCCTTGAGCGTTTGCCCAAGCAACAGAAACTTTAACCAGTAGATTTGAGATCACTTATGGATTAAGGCTTATAGTTGAATTTACTGTGGATTTTTGTTTAGAAGAACCAGGTACTTTCAATTAATGAATGGTTTCATATTAGGTTGAATCTTGTTgactaattattaattttattagcAAGTAGCTGGGTTTAATTGTGAAAATTTAGTTGCGTTTATGAACAATTTTTGTTTGGGTTTTCACAAGATACATATATTGATACCAGAATATAGCAAAACTTGAGTTCTTTGTTTGATTATACCTATTAAAGATGTGTAAGTTTGTAAATTGTTATAAAATGCTCTGCAAATGTGGACTGCAGAGGCTAGCAGTTAAAGACTTTTTATGTAATATGCTATAAAGATTTTGAAGGTATGATGTTAGGACAAAAGTatgaaatttaattttttttatggtttagtaaaaaaaaagggtaaaatggtcattttctAATCTATTTCTAAGGAAATCGAGTTTGGATttagggttgggttgggttgcgggtcaaaatgggttcgggttaaaacgggtccgggtcagaatgggtcaaataaaaaagggttgttttggttcgggtcgggatgggttcgggtcaaaacgggttcgggttggAACGGGTCCGGGTTGAAatgggtttcgggtcgggttgtaCTGTACTGTTTTGGATACCTCATTTTGACCTTCTCAAATCATCCGAGATATACGATTTGAGTTTTGATTTGAAGTCATCAGACTTGAGCTTAGATCCCATTAATattatgatttttaataaatGTATGCGTCTTAAACTTGGTGACATGTTTTAATTATGTGTTTAGTTTTTGTTATATCGTTTcctgattttttttctttttattagaATCACCAGAAAGAATAttgtatattttggtcagtttgaACCTCTAATGATGAGTTAAAAAGTAATTACTTATTGAGATACCCATATACGCAAGTCATGATGCCACAAAAGTGACTAAGCTCGTTCATTATATGCTTTCTCTTTTAATATTTTTCTAACCTCTTCTTCATTTTATTGTAGTTCAGAAACACTGTTACTCCCAAAACCATAGCCACAGTCCACTTGATTGAGTTAGCTGTATCTTCTCAAATCTTCAGCTTTAAATTCATTCAACAACCCATATAAGGTAGGAAAATTTCATTTTGTTTCATTAATTGTTAATATATTTTTACCTCTAGTTAATTTCATTCATGTATTAATTGATTATATGCTGTTAATTGTAGTTAAAAATTGAAGAATTATAATTTCGTCAACTCTTCATTCTATCACCAATTTAAAGGTACGGAAATTCTATTCATATTCCATTTGTTGTTATATATATTGATTATATGCATATACATCTAGATCTAGATAACCTTTAGAGTATACCCGTCCGAAATTTATCTAATAGAGATAAATTTCGGATTGTCCCCATTTTGGGACTGCTTTTTGAATATTCTATCTCATTAGGATCTGTATATGTTTTAACGGGTTGGCTGTTTAAGAAAAAATCGGTAGCATTTCGCCTTAGCTCCTTCGAGTTTGCGGGTTATACGCATACTTGGGGAGTTAAGGCGAAATGCTGTCGATTTTTTCTTAAATAGTCAACTTGTTAAAATATATACATATGAGATAGAATATTCAAAAAGTGGGTTAGGATCCACCGCCTTAGAACACTAGTTTACaccatatatgtgtgtgtatatatatgca is from Helianthus annuus cultivar XRQ/B chromosome 9, HanXRQr2.0-SUNRISE, whole genome shotgun sequence and encodes:
- the LOC110878364 gene encoding galactomannan galactosyltransferase 1 — encoded protein: MPNQTGSSFSSNIIPIIAGTIVALSLFWAFRPIITFTFTSPNTTTTFNTGVNTYNIFSGPTISGHEFNHTHDPPEPTFYDDPDLTYTINKPIKNWDEKRREWLWLHPSFISGIEKRVMLVTGSQTGPCQNPVGDHLLLRFFKNKVDYCRIHGYDIIYNNLLFHPKMFTYWAKIPSVRATMLAHPEAEWIMWADADAVFTDMDFKIPLQRYKNHNFVVHGWPDLIYKNKSWTGLNAGVFLIRNSQWAFDFMDVWSGMGPQTPNYEKWGEILRETCKDKTRPESDDQTGLVYLLLKEKEKWGDKIYIEDGYYLEGYWKNIVGKVERITEKYNGVMKSERGLRRRHAEKVRGYSALWEAYLEGEGWRRPFMTHFRGCQLCSGTHNGLYTRHSCLDAMEKVLNFADNQVLRSYGFVHTSLGDSESVMPLPFDYPA